TCAGGCTTTTTTTCTTTAGATAAATACTTATTCAAACCGAACCGGGGATACGAAGATTTCTCATCTTCCGAACAAGGATGAATGTCGCAACATTCCACCTTATAACCATCACCAATGATCACTTTTGGCTTAATCGTCACCTGCGCCTCAATCCGCAGATTTTTATGGATAAACGACAAACAAGTCTCAGTTGCATGATGCTCTGTTGTCAAAGATAATCATCCTCTCGAAAAGCAGCTAAGGAGAGTTTATGATGAGGAAATGACAAACATGCCTGGGGACGGAGCGGGTGTTCAATTTTCCAAAAAGGAACACCCGCTCCGTCCCCCTTGTTTGGTTCAATACTCCCGATCCTGAGAAACTCGCAAAAAATCCTGTGAACCAGGCTGAAAATCTTTTGAACGAACAGCAACATTCTGCGAACCTCGTGTATAATGTTTTGAACGAGGGGCGAAATTCTGCGAAACTTTCATTCGCACTCAAAATATTTTGTTATTTCACACCCTTCATCGCTTCATTAAATTTACTCAGCAGTTTCCCGAACTGTTCGCGTTCTTCGTCGGTCCAGTCGTTTAAGAGGTTTGCGACTTTTTCGCGGCGGATGTTCCGGTATTGCTTCATTTCTGTTTCGCCGCTTTGTGTCAACTCAAAGAAGTAGGAGCGTCTGTCTGAAGGGGACTGAATTTTTTTAACGTACCCTTTCTGCTCGAGGGAGGCTGCCTGTCTGCTGACGGTTGAGATGTCGAGCTGAAGTTCCTCAGCGAGATCTTTTACGCCGGCTGGCCCTTTTGTTGAGATTTGATGCAGCAACAGATAAGCCGAGCGCACGAGGCTTTCGTCTTTTCTGTTCAGAGCAATTGTTGTGATTCTCCTTGCCAATATCGCCATTTCTAGCTCAATGGCACGAAGGGATTCTTCTTTCATATTTTAAACCGCCTTTTCCTGAACGTGTTTTTGAAGCTGAATACTTGTATGATACAAGCATATAGTTGTATCATACAAGTAATTGATCAAAAAATAAAGAAAGAAGGATTAATATGGCTTATGCACAGGAAAGGCCAAAGGATACGACTTCCTTTAATAAAGTTCCGCTCCTGATCGTGTTGATTTCAGGAGCTTTTGCCGCCATTTTAAATCAGACGCTCTTGGCTACAGCGTTACCGGTTATCATGGCTGACCTTAATTTACAGGCGAGTACGGCTCAGTGGCTGCAGTCTGTATTTATGCTGGTAAACGGGATTATGATTCCGATTACGGCTTTTTTGATAGAGAGATTTACAACGAGAAGACTATTTTTAACTGCGATGGGCTTATTCGGGCTCGGTACACTTATATGTGCGATCGCACCCGGCTTTGGCTTTCTGATGGTCGGACGTATTTTACAGGCATCAGGTGCGGGTATCATCATGCCATTAATGCAGACCATCCTGTTTTTAATTTATCCGGTTGAAAAGCGCGGGGCTGCGATGGGGATGTTTGGACTTGTGATTGCCTTTGCACCGGCGATTGGTCCTACGTTATCCGGCTGGATGGTGGATCAATTCCCTTGGAGAAGCCTGTTTTATATTATTCTGCCGGTCATTATCATTGATATCATTGTGGCGTATTTTATTTTGAGAAATGTAACGAAGCAAACCTTTCCAAAAGTGGACCCGCTTTCGATTGCGCTGTCTACACTTGGATTCGGTGGACTATTATATGGATTCAGTACAGCAGGAAACACTGGCTGGTTAAGCTGGCAGGTGATTGGATCGCTCGTAGTTGGAACTGTATCACTAACCTGGTTTATCTACAGACAAAATCATCTTGAAAAGCCGATGCTTGAATTCAGGGTATTTAAAAACCCGATATTCACGCTGACAACAGCTATTGGCATGATTGTGTTTATTGCGATGATTGGCGGAGCGGT
This genomic stretch from Jeotgalibacillus aurantiacus harbors:
- a CDS encoding MDR family MFS transporter, encoding MAYAQERPKDTTSFNKVPLLIVLISGAFAAILNQTLLATALPVIMADLNLQASTAQWLQSVFMLVNGIMIPITAFLIERFTTRRLFLTAMGLFGLGTLICAIAPGFGFLMVGRILQASGAGIIMPLMQTILFLIYPVEKRGAAMGMFGLVIAFAPAIGPTLSGWMVDQFPWRSLFYIILPVIIIDIIVAYFILRNVTKQTFPKVDPLSIALSTLGFGGLLYGFSTAGNTGWLSWQVIGSLVVGTVSLTWFIYRQNHLEKPMLEFRVFKNPIFTLTTAIGMIVFIAMIGGAVILPLLMQNMLGFSALESGLMLLPGALLMGAMSPIAGKLFDKFGARWLAITGMSILTITTFMFTNLSAETTFMYLAVVNMFRMFGLSMVMMPVTTAGLNQLPNHLIPHGTAMNNTMRQVAGAVGTALLVTVMTMTQIPDEGVSGMIRGVNISFVVAGITAVIGLVLAFFVKTKKQTDEAAA
- a CDS encoding MarR family winged helix-turn-helix transcriptional regulator, whose amino-acid sequence is MKEESLRAIELEMAILARRITTIALNRKDESLVRSAYLLLHQISTKGPAGVKDLAEELQLDISTVSRQAASLEQKGYVKKIQSPSDRRSYFFELTQSGETEMKQYRNIRREKVANLLNDWTDEEREQFGKLLSKFNEAMKGVK